The following proteins are encoded in a genomic region of Desulfosporosinus youngiae DSM 17734:
- a CDS encoding pyridoxamine kinase translates to MNTQKRVAAIHDISCVGRCSLTVALPILSAAGFDTSVLPTAILSTHTGGFEGFTYRDLTEDIKPISNHWQSLNIKFDALYSGFLGSFEQIDLVADLFDTFRNDNTLVMVDPVMADNGVLYSVYSPEMAMGMTKLCAKADIIVPNLTEAAFLLGEEYIGENYSKEYIETTLKKLSSLGAKKVVLSGVSFEKDQLGAAAFDSGTGKVSYAFNDKIEGYFHGTGDVFGSTLLSALLNEFPLEEAIQIAVDYTHECISLTHKAELEKRYGVCFERAIPYLIKQLGLS, encoded by the coding sequence ATGAATACACAAAAGCGGGTAGCTGCAATTCATGATATTTCTTGTGTGGGAAGATGTTCACTTACAGTTGCACTGCCAATTCTTTCAGCGGCAGGATTTGACACGAGTGTCTTGCCAACAGCGATTTTATCCACTCATACCGGTGGTTTTGAGGGCTTCACCTACAGAGATTTAACCGAGGATATAAAGCCTATTTCAAATCATTGGCAATCTCTGAATATAAAATTTGACGCTTTATACAGCGGTTTTTTGGGCTCCTTTGAGCAGATTGATTTAGTTGCAGACCTCTTTGATACCTTTAGAAATGACAACACACTCGTAATGGTTGACCCTGTGATGGCGGATAATGGAGTTTTGTACTCGGTTTACTCCCCTGAAATGGCTATGGGAATGACTAAATTATGTGCCAAAGCGGATATTATTGTCCCAAATCTGACAGAAGCTGCTTTCCTCTTAGGGGAAGAATATATCGGAGAAAATTACTCGAAGGAGTATATTGAGACCACTTTGAAAAAGCTTTCCTCTCTAGGTGCAAAAAAGGTTGTTCTTTCCGGGGTTTCGTTTGAAAAGGACCAATTAGGAGCCGCCGCCTTTGACAGCGGCACCGGTAAGGTCAGCTATGCTTTCAACGATAAGATCGAGGGTTATTTTCATGGTACAGGAGATGTCTTTGGAAGTACCTTATTATCTGCACTATTAAATGAGTTCCCTCTTGAAGAAGCTATCCAAATAGCCGTTGACTATACTCATGAGTGCATAAGTTTAACCCACAAAGCAGAGCTGGAAAAACGATATGGCGTCTGCTTTGAACGAGCGATACCCTATTTGATAAAACAATTGGGTCTTTCTTAA
- a CDS encoding methyl-accepting chemotaxis protein: protein MRIKVKLLLVFSIMMFLSVAIVGLNLMTYKSLDSDAVFVNNSGKLRANSYRMAYLSEQILNSGAGQQRASEQLLERIAFFDNLIKSLINGDTELGLKKLEQPEMLQKLQAIKNKWENQYKPVYEDIAKNGDRQGLSSIEGSVDDFVAEVEQLVSGYSALSQGKVANAKVISELMLLTTVLFGIFGVIMVRAQVIRPIERLSMEMKDISSGEGDLTKIIKIVRQDELGELIMHFNSFVANIRGIVNTIANSSEVLSNSMQGISGTSYELTKSTEMIANAVMEVSNGSVEQTEMISNLNTLMEQMNEEVSKVLYMAEKLLQGSASSKASAGEGNQLLELQARGLTEVVSSLADANAAVRRLETYSNDIKDILEIIDNISSQTNLLALNAAIEAARAGESGRGFAVVAGEIRKLAEKTGQATVQIAEIIGNITGQTGMVRDSMTLMAERIDSQSQSMDVVMSKLSEIVQKAETTYADAKEIESINLAVKNNFGTITESAGKISEVVTNNSSNTQNVAAAVQEQTASFEEVSSNMNALNDLSSELKLVVGRFRI, encoded by the coding sequence ATGAGAATTAAGGTGAAGCTTTTATTAGTGTTTTCCATTATGATGTTCCTATCAGTTGCCATTGTGGGTTTGAATTTAATGACCTATAAATCGTTGGACAGTGATGCTGTCTTTGTAAACAATTCCGGGAAATTAAGGGCGAACAGTTACAGAATGGCATACCTTTCTGAGCAGATTCTTAACAGTGGTGCTGGTCAACAAAGAGCAAGTGAACAGCTCTTGGAAAGAATTGCATTTTTCGACAATTTAATTAAGTCATTGATCAATGGAGATACTGAGCTCGGACTAAAAAAGCTGGAACAACCAGAAATGCTGCAAAAACTGCAAGCTATTAAGAACAAATGGGAAAATCAATATAAACCTGTCTATGAGGATATAGCCAAGAATGGAGACAGACAAGGACTAAGCAGTATTGAAGGTTCAGTGGATGACTTTGTTGCCGAAGTGGAGCAGCTCGTTAGCGGGTATTCGGCTTTATCGCAAGGTAAAGTAGCCAATGCCAAAGTAATCAGCGAGCTTATGCTTCTAACCACTGTTCTCTTTGGAATATTTGGTGTGATTATGGTTAGGGCTCAAGTCATACGCCCCATTGAACGTCTTTCCATGGAAATGAAGGATATTTCCTCTGGTGAGGGGGACTTAACCAAGATCATCAAAATTGTAAGACAGGATGAACTTGGAGAATTGATCATGCACTTCAACAGCTTCGTAGCTAACATCAGGGGTATAGTTAATACTATTGCTAATTCATCTGAGGTGCTCAGTAACTCGATGCAGGGTATTTCCGGGACTAGTTATGAACTAACTAAATCTACCGAAATGATTGCCAATGCCGTAATGGAGGTTTCTAACGGCAGCGTCGAGCAAACAGAGATGATCAGCAATCTAAATACTTTGATGGAGCAGATGAATGAGGAAGTAAGCAAGGTGCTTTATATGGCGGAAAAACTGCTTCAAGGTTCAGCAAGTTCTAAAGCGTCTGCGGGAGAAGGAAATCAACTCCTGGAGCTGCAGGCAAGAGGTCTGACGGAAGTTGTATCAAGCTTAGCGGATGCCAATGCAGCTGTAAGACGTCTTGAAACATACTCCAACGATATTAAAGATATCTTGGAAATTATCGATAATATATCCAGCCAAACTAATTTGCTGGCCTTGAATGCTGCTATAGAGGCTGCTCGTGCAGGTGAGTCCGGAAGAGGATTCGCGGTAGTCGCCGGAGAAATCCGAAAACTGGCAGAGAAAACGGGTCAGGCAACCGTTCAAATAGCTGAAATTATAGGAAACATTACCGGGCAAACCGGTATGGTAAGAGATAGCATGACCCTAATGGCTGAACGTATTGACAGTCAGTCCCAGAGTATGGATGTTGTAATGAGTAAGTTAAGTGAAATTGTTCAAAAGGCGGAAACTACTTATGCAGATGCCAAAGAAATTGAATCGATTAATTTGGCAGTTAAGAACAATTTCGGGACAATTACAGAGTCGGCCGGCAAGATTTCAGAAGTCGTGACCAATAACTCCAGCAATACACAAAACGTTGCTGCAGCAGTACAAGAACAGACAGCTTCGTTTGAAGAAGTAAGTTCGAATATGAATGCCTTAAATGATCTTTCCAGTGAACTTAAGCTTGTGGTCGGACGATTCAGAATTTGA
- a CDS encoding DUF1638 domain-containing protein — protein sequence MEVHIIACGIFQLEFERVLKELKTEWSSDAEFRVTFTEPALHVDYAKLKDGITEALNNTASEETIILFFGSMCHPEISEFTQNSSVIKLQPQNCIELILDKEKQVELEKSARLFYLTPGWLKNWQKIFRQGQGWDDIDARQNFGFYDKILLLDTGVCEFDDEDILEFFEYTQVPIEIKRVELTVFKKHMAETLEKALANFKE from the coding sequence ATGGAGGTGCACATAATTGCCTGCGGCATTTTTCAACTAGAGTTCGAGAGAGTACTAAAGGAACTAAAAACAGAATGGTCATCTGATGCTGAGTTTAGAGTTACATTCACCGAACCAGCTTTGCATGTAGACTACGCTAAGTTAAAAGATGGCATCACCGAAGCTCTAAATAATACTGCGAGCGAAGAAACGATAATTCTTTTCTTCGGCTCTATGTGCCACCCCGAAATCAGCGAATTTACCCAAAACTCTTCCGTTATCAAGTTACAACCCCAAAATTGTATTGAATTAATACTAGATAAGGAAAAACAGGTTGAGCTAGAAAAATCGGCCAGGCTTTTTTACCTAACGCCAGGATGGCTAAAGAACTGGCAGAAAATCTTCAGGCAAGGACAGGGCTGGGACGACATTGATGCCAGACAGAACTTTGGTTTTTACGATAAGATTCTGCTTCTAGACACCGGCGTTTGTGAGTTCGATGACGAGGATATTCTGGAATTCTTCGAATATACACAGGTACCTATCGAAATTAAAAGGGTTGAGCTGACAGTTTTCAAAAAGCATATGGCTGAAACCCTCGAAAAAGCATTAGCAAACTTTAAGGAGTGA
- a CDS encoding pyridoxamine 5'-phosphate oxidase family protein — MIITQEIKDLAAKAPFIPITTVSTQGEPHLIVVGKVAEIREEDVLGFGIYKMELTRQNIKENGLMQVIIASMEGGPKGFRLTGKACVDEKMVLFKAEKAEGLL; from the coding sequence ATGATAATAACACAAGAAATTAAAGATTTGGCAGCAAAAGCTCCATTTATCCCCATAACAACTGTTTCCACTCAGGGGGAACCACACCTGATCGTTGTCGGAAAAGTAGCGGAAATAAGAGAAGAGGATGTACTAGGGTTTGGTATTTACAAAATGGAGCTGACCCGGCAGAATATCAAGGAGAACGGACTAATGCAAGTTATAATAGCATCAATGGAAGGCGGCCCTAAAGGCTTCAGGCTTACAGGTAAAGCATGCGTAGATGAAAAAATGGTTTTGTTTAAGGCAGAAAAAGCAGAGGGACTCCTATAG
- a CDS encoding Crp/Fnr family transcriptional regulator has translation MKHCIICLQELDLFQGLKQEQFSDLCKCTMRKRLPKGHYLFHQGETIGTIFLIKSGKLKLVQTAEDGHEIILDVCGPGEVLGELSLYQEQNSHSSAKAMEEVCVCCFSKRQFEKLIKQDSSFAMRIIGYLGQKRYETLQKSGKESGLPVKERLLQLFYRFAEEFGLKTSASTLIDLKITQQELADMIGSSRVMVVQALKELKAANIIDRENRYFVLKNDPCLKVHRFD, from the coding sequence ATGAAACATTGTATCATCTGTTTGCAGGAGTTAGACCTATTTCAAGGGCTAAAACAAGAACAATTTTCCGACTTATGCAAATGCACAATGAGAAAGAGATTACCTAAAGGACATTACCTCTTCCATCAAGGTGAGACAATAGGCACAATATTCTTAATAAAATCAGGTAAGCTGAAACTTGTACAAACTGCAGAGGATGGCCACGAAATAATTCTTGATGTATGCGGGCCAGGTGAAGTCCTGGGTGAATTGTCCTTATATCAGGAACAAAACTCACATTCCAGCGCCAAGGCTATGGAAGAAGTTTGTGTCTGCTGTTTTAGCAAACGACAATTTGAGAAGTTAATCAAACAAGACTCTTCTTTTGCTATGAGGATTATTGGCTACCTAGGGCAAAAGCGTTATGAAACCCTGCAGAAGTCAGGAAAAGAATCCGGGCTCCCTGTTAAAGAAAGATTGTTGCAGCTTTTTTACCGTTTTGCCGAAGAATTTGGCCTAAAAACATCAGCCTCAACATTAATTGATCTGAAAATAACTCAGCAGGAATTGGCTGATATGATTGGCTCTTCGCGTGTAATGGTTGTCCAAGCACTTAAAGAGTTGAAAGCAGCTAATATAATTGACCGGGAAAATAGATATTTTGTCTTGAAAAACGATCCTTGCCTTAAGGTTCATCGGTTTGATTAA
- a CDS encoding methyl-accepting chemotaxis protein codes for MKKFEAYQIIAAEVQEFFDEDVAVTLFDTGEIVAYYPGKTIDTKAKLGNPPTPGSNVLEALESGRRVVRRVSKEVFGVPFVGIALPIFEESKIAGCLAIACSLEHYDNLIATGQEILESVIAISASAHNLSASTEELAATLRNMDNETEQVSTEMCRTNELTQQIKKISKQSNILGINAAIEASRAGEHGKGFAIVSEEVRKLAKNTDASTQAIENNVQEVQSSVGLLIEAIRQLTEVTESHANDVTEIANSLVRIENMAKQLVKMGQH; via the coding sequence GTGAAAAAATTTGAGGCTTACCAGATTATTGCTGCAGAGGTTCAGGAGTTTTTCGATGAAGATGTTGCCGTCACACTTTTCGATACGGGGGAGATTGTTGCGTATTATCCTGGAAAGACCATTGATACTAAAGCCAAGCTTGGGAATCCGCCTACGCCGGGTTCAAATGTTTTGGAAGCCCTGGAAAGTGGAAGGCGGGTTGTGCGGCGTGTATCAAAGGAAGTGTTTGGCGTTCCTTTTGTCGGTATTGCCTTACCTATATTCGAAGAGTCAAAGATCGCTGGCTGCCTTGCCATTGCCTGTTCCCTTGAGCATTATGACAACCTTATCGCAACCGGTCAGGAAATTCTTGAGTCTGTGATAGCGATTTCGGCTTCAGCACACAATTTGTCGGCTTCAACTGAAGAGCTGGCAGCAACCCTGCGCAATATGGATAATGAAACAGAACAAGTCAGCACGGAGATGTGCAGAACAAACGAATTAACACAGCAAATTAAGAAAATTTCTAAACAGAGCAACATCCTGGGAATCAATGCAGCCATAGAAGCATCCCGGGCGGGTGAGCATGGCAAGGGGTTTGCTATTGTCTCGGAAGAAGTCAGAAAGCTCGCCAAGAATACAGATGCCTCTACTCAAGCGATTGAAAATAATGTTCAGGAGGTTCAATCATCTGTAGGACTTTTAATCGAAGCTATCAGGCAACTAACCGAGGTAACTGAAAGTCATGCTAATGACGTGACAGAGATTGCTAATAGTTTGGTAAGGATAGAGAATATGGCTAAACAACTGGTAAAAATGGGACAACACTAA
- a CDS encoding ATP-dependent helicase, whose translation MYNENEFFAEIKSRGLNLTSQQKRAVIHDQGPLLLLAVPGAGKTTVLTVRLAYLILVKKVDPRTILCLTFGRAAAKEMRERYRKLHEDEIQFSTIHSFAYEVVRSVFREKGIRCEIMEEQKGPQSKTGVLRRIYEKHNALAITDEQLEGLQNTICYVKNTLKPAEEFEQADIKNFPVIYEDYEGYKKNSQPRLIDYDDMLSIAFRELSENPQRLEVYRKRFNYILTDESQDTSLLQHKIIEILVKPKENIFVVGDDDQSIFGFRAAEPDYLLNFKNTYSSAKILRMEQNFRSTPQIVDVACRFIRTNKLRFDKQMFTRNPKGGIPQIRHFKGMREQYHFLIQKFRNQKDLSQIGVLYRNNLSAICLAEELSRAAISFYMREAGKQKFFSHWAVNDVLNYLRFSFSDKSLLILERIWSKLNCYIRKEQLDYLRRKPIDRSIFDVLAEQPEVTSKRKIEYLELKKQFKVLNTLPPDKAIHFIRNELGYDKAIEQVCDSLGFSEEYVKGLLDILILIAQNEPTIVSFANRLTYLEEQMKSSYKNKYNNAVTLSTIHSAKGLEWEQVYLLDLVEGVIPEREAIKAAQNGKVNLLEEERRLFYVGMTRAKQHLTLCSMDYFNNKRVNASRFVREVSLVMKGKDPEEVSRKEALNLQSDLVAGLVIRHKIFGEGVIAKEDGNMILVRFNDGSQRSFMKDICEKQKLIWAV comes from the coding sequence TTGTATAACGAAAACGAATTCTTTGCGGAAATTAAATCGAGAGGCCTTAATCTGACAAGCCAACAAAAAAGAGCCGTCATTCATGATCAGGGTCCGCTGCTGCTTTTGGCAGTTCCCGGTGCGGGAAAGACGACGGTCTTAACAGTTCGCCTAGCTTACTTAATATTGGTTAAAAAGGTAGATCCGCGAACGATCCTTTGTCTAACCTTCGGGAGGGCGGCTGCCAAGGAGATGCGCGAGCGGTATAGAAAACTTCACGAGGACGAAATTCAATTTTCCACAATTCATAGTTTTGCCTATGAAGTGGTTCGGTCAGTTTTTCGTGAAAAGGGCATTCGCTGCGAGATTATGGAGGAGCAGAAAGGTCCTCAAAGCAAGACCGGGGTACTGCGCAGAATCTATGAGAAGCATAATGCCTTAGCGATTACGGACGAGCAGCTGGAAGGGCTGCAGAATACCATTTGTTATGTGAAAAATACATTAAAACCAGCCGAAGAGTTTGAGCAGGCAGATATTAAGAATTTCCCCGTAATTTATGAGGACTACGAGGGGTATAAGAAAAATAGCCAGCCAAGGTTAATCGATTATGATGATATGCTTTCCATAGCGTTCCGGGAGTTAAGTGAAAACCCTCAGCGTCTTGAGGTATATCGCAAGCGTTTTAATTATATTCTCACAGATGAAAGCCAAGATACGTCTCTTCTCCAGCATAAAATCATAGAAATTCTCGTAAAACCCAAAGAGAATATTTTTGTCGTTGGGGATGATGACCAGAGCATCTTTGGGTTTAGAGCCGCTGAGCCGGATTATTTATTGAATTTTAAGAATACTTATTCTAGCGCAAAGATTCTCCGCATGGAACAAAACTTCCGCTCTACTCCTCAAATTGTGGATGTCGCCTGCCGATTCATTCGCACCAATAAGCTGCGTTTTGATAAGCAGATGTTTACCCGGAATCCCAAGGGAGGCATTCCTCAAATAAGGCACTTTAAAGGAATGAGAGAGCAATATCACTTTTTAATCCAGAAATTCAGGAACCAAAAGGATTTATCTCAGATCGGAGTGCTTTACCGAAATAATCTATCCGCAATTTGTTTGGCTGAGGAATTAAGCAGGGCGGCTATTTCCTTTTATATGAGAGAAGCAGGCAAACAGAAGTTTTTCTCACACTGGGCTGTTAATGATGTTCTGAACTACCTGCGCTTTTCTTTTAGTGATAAAAGCTTGCTGATCTTAGAACGGATTTGGTCTAAGCTTAATTGTTATATTAGAAAAGAACAGCTCGATTATCTAAGGCGAAAGCCAATTGACCGCTCAATTTTTGATGTTTTAGCAGAACAACCGGAGGTCACGTCAAAGCGCAAAATTGAGTATTTGGAACTTAAAAAACAGTTTAAAGTACTTAATACTCTTCCTCCTGATAAGGCTATTCATTTTATCAGAAACGAGCTGGGCTATGATAAAGCGATTGAACAAGTATGTGATTCCTTAGGATTTTCGGAAGAGTATGTTAAGGGTCTTTTGGATATTCTGATCTTAATTGCTCAGAATGAGCCTACTATTGTGAGCTTTGCCAATCGTTTAACTTATCTTGAAGAGCAAATGAAGTCTTCTTATAAGAATAAGTACAATAATGCTGTGACCCTTTCAACCATCCATTCGGCTAAAGGTTTAGAATGGGAACAGGTATATTTACTTGACCTCGTCGAAGGGGTTATACCTGAGCGGGAGGCAATCAAGGCCGCTCAAAATGGGAAGGTAAACTTATTAGAAGAAGAAAGGCGCCTGTTCTATGTAGGTATGACTAGAGCCAAACAGCACTTGACACTATGTTCGATGGATTATTTTAACAATAAACGTGTTAACGCTTCGCGTTTTGTTCGTGAGGTTTCTCTGGTTATGAAAGGGAAAGATCCCGAAGAAGTTAGCCGAAAAGAAGCATTAAATCTGCAAAGTGATTTAGTTGCTGGTTTAGTAATACGGCACAAAATCTTTGGCGAGGGTGTCATAGCCAAAGAAGATGGAAATATGATTCTGGTTCGCTTCAATGATGGTTCTCAGCGTTCATTTATGAAAGACATCTGTGAAAAACAAAAATTAATATGGGCGGTTTAG